From the Xenorhabdus ishibashii genome, one window contains:
- the hspQ gene encoding heat shock protein HspQ, translated as MMIASKFGIGQQVRHKLLGYLGVIVDIDAEYSLEQPQENDIASNATLRSAPWYHVVMEDDDGQPIHTYLAEAQLTYETSDEHPEQSSLDELAESIRNQLQAPRLRN; from the coding sequence ATGATGATCGCCAGCAAATTCGGTATCGGCCAGCAAGTACGACATAAATTGCTGGGTTATTTGGGTGTTATTGTAGATATTGATGCTGAATATTCTTTAGAACAGCCGCAGGAAAATGATATCGCATCTAATGCCACCTTACGTTCAGCGCCGTGGTATCACGTTGTAATGGAAGATGACGATGGTCAACCTATCCATACTTATTTGGCAGAAGCCCAATTGACTTACGAAACATCAGATGAACATCCAGAGCAATCTTCTCTGGATGAGTTAGCTGAATCTATCCGCAATCAATTACAAGCTCCACGATTACGAAATTAA